Proteins from one Malania oleifera isolate guangnan ecotype guangnan chromosome 4, ASM2987363v1, whole genome shotgun sequence genomic window:
- the LOC131152697 gene encoding putative UDP-glucuronate:xylan alpha-glucuronosyltransferase 5 gives MAAPKPSLSTTQRLFLLLLLCFSPPLFLLFSATLGPAPPQHRRPPEWFDVVSAHFKGRPIRIGMVNLAADDESDVNRVAGELAELVPVRFDRVSDRVRWPDLFPEWIDEEGRWKPASCPDVPMPRDYGELDVVVARIPCGARDVFRLQVNLVVANLAARSGRRKGDVDRRVYAVFVGPCGPMVEIFRCDDVVMKREGEVWVYRPDLRRLKQKALMPVGSCQLAPPYTQPGKELWREYIIPKEEYIIPKEAYATILHSSQAYTCGAIALAQTLLRTNTTRDLLLLADTTISASALHGLAAAGWKIKPIQRIRNPHARPGAYNEWNYSKLRLWQLTEYDKLIFIDADLIVLKNMDFFFLYPQMSAAGNSESMFNSGIMVVEPSQCMFETLMEMTKTLSSYNGGDQGFLNEVFTWWHRWPTNVNHLKMFKGRKRIERSRLKDLYAIHYLGLKPWMCYRDYDCNWDRWNHRIFADDGAHRRWWDEVYEGMPRELQGYCKLTKDMEAKIRKWRGVARRRNFSDKHWKMEVKDPRQYTFG, from the exons atggcaGCTCCCAAGCCATCCTTGAGCACTACCCAGAGActcttccttctccttctcctctgCTTCTCTCCGCCCCTCTTCCTCCTCTTCTCCGCCACCCTCGGACCCGCGCCGCCCCAGCACCGTCGCCCCCCAGAGTGGTTCGACGTCGTCTCGGCCCACTTCAAGGGCAGGCCCATCAGAATCGGCATGGTCAACTTGGCCGCCGACGACGAAAGCGACGTAAACAGGGTCGCGGGCGAACTAGCCGAGCTGGTCCCCGTCCGGTTCGACCGGGTCTCAGACCGTGTCCGGTGGCCGGATCTGTTCCCGGAGTGGATCGACGAGGAGGGGAGGTGGAAACCAGCGTCTTGCCCCGACGTCCCGATGCCCAGAGACTACGGCGAGCTGGACGTGGTGGTGGCGAGGATCCCCTGCGGGGCGAGGGACGTGTTTAGGCTGCAGGTGAATCTGGTGGTGGCGAATCTAGCGGCCAGGAGCGGGCGGAGGAAAGGGGACGTGGATCGGAGGGTGTACGCGGTGTTTGTGGGGCCGTGCGGGCCCATGGTGGAGATCTTCAGATGCGATGACGTGGTGATGAAGAGGGAAGGGGAGGTGTGGGTGTATAGGCCTGATCTCAGGAGATTGAAGCAGAAAGCGCTCATGCCTGTTGGCTCTTGCCAACTTGCTCCTCCCTACACACAACCAG GAAAGGAGCTGTGGAGAGAGTATATTATACCCAAAGAAGAGTATATTATACCCAAAGAAGCCTACGCCACAATCCTCCACTCCTCCCAAGCCTACACCTGCGGCGCCATAGCTTTAGCCCAAACCCTCCTCCGCACCAACACCACCAGAGACCTCCTCCTCCTCGCCGACACCACCATCTCCGCCTCCGCCCTCCATGGCCTTGCCGCCGCCGGCTGGAAGATCAAACCCATCCAACGCATCCGCAACCCACACGCACGACCAGGCGCCTACAACGAATGGAACTACAGCAAGCTCCGGCTCTGGCAACTCACTGAGTACGACAAACTCATCTTCATCGACGCCGACCTCATTGTCCTCAAGAACATGGACTTCTTCTTCCTTTACCCGCAAATGTCTGCCGCCGGCAATAGCGAGTCCATGTTCAACTCCGGCATCATGGTGGTGGAGCCGTCGCAGTGCATGTTCGAAACCCTAATGGAGATGACCAAGACCCTGAGCTCATACAACGGCGGCGACCAAGGGTTTCTGAACGAGGTGTTTACGTGGTGGCACCGGTGGCCGACGAATGTGAACCATCTGAAGATGTTTAAGGGGAGAAAACGCATTGAGAGATCAAGGTTAAAGGACTTGTATGCGATTCACTACTTGGGGTTGAAGCCGTGGATGTGCTATAGGGACTATGACTGCAACTGGGATAGGTGGAATCACAGGATATTTGCGGATGACGGGGCTCACCGGCGGTGGTGGGATGAGGTTTACGAGGGGATGCCGAGAGAGTTGCAGGGGTATTGCAAGCTGACAAAAGATATGGAGGCAAAGATAAGGAAGTGGAGAGGGGTGGCAAGAAGGAGGAACTTTTCGGACAAGCATTGGAAGATGGAGGTGAAGGATCCTAGGCAGTACACCTTTGGTTGA